The Aphelocoma coerulescens isolate FSJ_1873_10779 chromosome Z unlocalized genomic scaffold, UR_Acoe_1.0 ChrZ, whole genome shotgun sequence DNA window gtggggcagctgcaggggtggcttctgtgagaagctgccaaaagcttcctccatgtcggGCAGAGACAgtcccagccagctccaggatgTCTGTGGCTCTGGTCAAGGCTGGGCCCATCGGAAATGGTGGTAACGCCTCTCTGATGATATATTTAAGAAGACTTAAAGTTTTGTGGAGTTGTAACTGTGCTCAGAGAAAAGCAGGGTGACAGTATGTGAGAGGAAGAGCCCTGCAGACAGccaggtcagtgcagaaggaggggcaggaggtgctccaggcaccagagctgaggttcccctgcagcccgtggtgcagaccatggtaaggcagctgtgcccctgagCCCATGGAGATCCACAAGGGAggagacccatgctggagcaggtggatgcctgagaggaggctgtgaccccatgggaggcctgtgctggagcagggtcctggcagggacctgcagacccatggagaggagcccatgctggagcaggtttcctggtaggacttgtgaccctgtgggggacccacactggggcaggctgtgcctgaaggatTGTACCCCGTGGAAGAAACGTacactggagcagtttgggGAGGACTGTTGCTCATGAGATGGACTCATGGAAGTTCATGgtgaactgtctcccatgggcaGGATCCCATGGTGGTACAGgagaaggactcctctccctgagcaacGCCAGGAACacgtgatgaactgaccataacccccattccctgtctccctgtgcttgCTAGGGGAAGgagacagagctgggaaggagggagcagtAGGGGGAAGGTGATTTTAAgatcttattttatttctcatcatCCTGTGATAGtattgagtctgttttgcctgttaCAATATTTTGGTGTGTGATTTCTCATAGTCCTTATCTTGTTAActcttcattatattttctctgccctgtccagctgtggagggGAGTGACAAGCTTTGGTGGACATCTGGCATCCAGCCATGGTCAACCCACTGTATAAGGTTttctttaaatactttaaatactGTCTTTTAAAGCATTCTTAGGTATTCATAATTGCTATTTCAACTCTTGGTGGTATCACATGTATTTTAACACGTAAATTCCTAAAATAATGTCATGGTCTTCTGCTCATGGAAAAGGGTACTAGCATAGTTTCTCCTTAACTCTTCCCATATACTTGTAATCTGGAGAAAAGAATTCAGCCTTTTTCTTCATTCTGGAGGCCATCTCTATCTACATGGATGACTGGAAGGTGATCAGGAGtagtcagcatggattcacTGCAGATAAATCAAGCTTGACCAACCTGAATGACTCTTATGATGAAACAACTCCCTGGAGAGCAGTGGGACCTcaacttcagcaaggcttttgacactgtctctCACAACATCCTTGTAGGAAAACTCAAGGGGTGTGGACTGGATgagtggacagtgaggtggattGAGAACTGGCTGAATGGCAGAACCCAAAGGATTGTCAGTAGCACAGGATTCAGCTGAAGGTCTGTCACTGGTGGTGCCCCCCAAGGTTCAGTACTGGGCCCAGTATTGTTTAACTTATCACCAGTGACTTGGATGAAGGGACAAatgcctcctcagcaagtttgctgctGACACAAACCCGGGAGCAGTGGCTGATGCCCCGgagtgctgtgcagcccttcagaaggacctcaacaggttggagagatgggcagagaggaacctgaactgaaattcagcaaaggtaaatgccaggtcctgcacctggggaagaacaagcccaggcaccagcacaggctggggctgacctgctggggggcagctctgcagagaaggacctgggggtcctggtggacaacaagctgtccatgagccagcagagtGTCTGGTGGCCAGGGAGGCCAGTGGGATCCTGGAGGGCACTAGGAAGACCATTGCCAGCAGgtggagggaggtgatcctgtgCCTGTACTCAGCCATGGGTGAGAACCTCACCtggttctgggctcctcaggacaagagaggcatggagctcctggagcaggtccagcagagggCAACGAAGTTGATTAGCCACTGGAGTGTCTCTCCTGCACGGAAAGGCTGAGGGGACTGAGGAAAAGCGGAGAAGAGATGGCTGAGAGGGGACCTGATCAATGTCTATCAGTATCTGTCGGGAGGGTGACAAGAGGATGGAGCAAAGCTCTGCTTAGTGGTgccaagcaacaggacaagaggcaatgggcagaaactgatgcacaggagttccacctgaacatgaagaacttctttactgtggggTTGACCAAGGACTGTAACAGATTGACCTGAGAGGTTGAAGAGTCTTCCTTACTGGAAATAATCAAGCACCATCTGGAcagtcctgtgccatgtgctctgggatgaccctgctggagCATGGAGGTTGAATGAGGCTGGACCAAATGACCCACTGCACTATCTTCCAACCTGACCaatctgtgattttatgattttaattatttattttttaatcttgcaCTAGTAAGACCCCAAAGGTTGCACATCTGTTTCTCCCAAAACTGTGCCCTGAGGCACAGATACCTAACACCACAGGCATAGTGAATTACACTAAGAGATACAAATGATAAATACCTGTACGTACCAACTCCTATATAGGAAACAATGCAAGAAGTATTATTGTTTTCAATGTATTTTCACATTTATTGATGACtgtatttaatttcttaatttcttctttttgctcCAACAGAATAGCAAAGTGGACACTACAATGCAGTTTTGCTTCAACAAGATGATCCAGACATTAAGAACATTCTAAAATAGGGTTGAATTTGCAGTTGTGGGAAACCAATTAATTTTgacacattttattttacttaaatACCTGAAAATGCAGGTTATAACATTAAGAAAAGCAATGactgtttaaaatgttttattggaACACTGTGTATTGCATTTGCTTCTGACTTACCTAATTATCTTTCTACTGTGTTCTTAGGAGATTCTTAGGAATGAAAATTATAGAgaagaaatgaaacagaaagtCAAGGATGTATCTGAAAAGGATAAGCTGCTTCAGGCCAAGGAATATGAGGAAGGACTTGTTGCTGAACCAAGTCATACTCAGGTTAAAGGCCACGCATCTGCCCCTTACTATGGAAAGAAGGAGCCCTCACAAGACCCCACAAGCACTGCTAATACCTTCCAGCCAGGGGCCTGGATGCCACCAGGCACTGGTAGTAGTCAAAGTAAATAAGCAATTTAATGGACAGATACTGCTAATGGATAAATGTTTTAACAGAGAACATACACAGCTGTTATATACAAAAGTGCAATAAAGTAATATTAAAgcagttgtgggtttttttgcagaacTATTTGAATTGGCTGAATCATGACAAAGTATTGTAAAATGTTTCGGTTTAGTGAAAAACAGGATGTGTAACTAAGTTTGGTTTTGACAGTTGCTGTTCAACAGGTTACTCTTGAATTCACAGTTAAAAGACTATCTAAATTTTCGTAAAGTCTAAATTggctttttctttgaaaactgtTCTTGATGTAAACATTGTAGTTAGTACACTTACATTCTCCCAAACCTTGGCCAAGATGTTTCTTCAAAATAAATCCCTTGGCAGTGCCAGTGTCCTTTCCGTTGGCAAGCAGACAGAAAAGTTGATTTCATTAACAGGAATCACTATGACACTGCACTGATTACGCACTGTACTCATCGTAGAGATGTTCTTGTAACTTAAAAACCAGTCAACGTATTTCAATAATGTTTGATGTGCAGACAGCAATCTGCACAGGGTAAAATCAGTTAAACAACATAAAACTGTTATAATAGAAGCTAGAATTATTTGATAAACCTCCTGGAAAATAACACTGGGTGTGGGACAAGGGACTGtcatgaatattaaaaaaaaaaaaaattagttttattcCTGGTGTATCCATGGACTTCCCTAGATGATTAGATCATTTTGGCCATGGATCAGTTTAGATAGATGAAATGTGCAGATTATTTCCTTAGAGATGATATTTGAGAActtcaaataaaaatagagaccacacaatttttttcaaaaagtatCAAATTTATTTACGGAGTGTATCCCTCAtcagttctcctccctgtgtTTCAAGCTATGTAGGTATCAAAGGTGGAACACATACATATTTGACAACACTTCATACAAAACATGGAGACTTAATCTCACATATTTATAAAAAGCCCAAATGTCGTATTCTAATAATGCTAGCTTTCACCAACAAAATTGAAATGGGATCAACTTCACATTTACTTAAAGTAATTTCAGTTAGACTCCCCACTTCTGATCCCCCTTGGTGTCAGCCAGCTCTATAGGTCTCTCTTCATTTGAACAATGGTATTAttttaaggttttatttttaaacctgaTCAAAGAGTAGCTGCTAGAATGCACAACTCCGTGCTGCTGTTCAGAAATACacaaaatgtaaaattttaatGACTGCTACAAGCTCGGCCACCACAGACTATTATTAGAAATTAGGCTTTGAAAAATTAATCCGTTCTGTTAAGAAGAGATGAATTGGAAATAAGGTTAAATAATTTTGATGCATTTGCAACACAAACCTGACTTTTTTGACTATTTCAGCATCTTGCAAGCTGTAAGGCAGCCGAGTTTCAAGGGCCATAAGAACAAAAATCCCACCTAAACTCCAGTCTTAAATCAAAGGTAGCCAGAAGGTTAGCAAGCAGAACTACTGTCACCAGCTTGTGCATCATCCTTGCACAGCCATCTGCTGTAGGTCTCTGGGAGAAAAACACTAGGCCACCTGGGTCTTTGGTCTCACTCCACTTACGCTATTCTTTGAGGCATAAAGAGTTTATGAAGGTAAAAGCAAATCAGTTACAGGTGGAGCGTTCAGGTGATTGTTAGGGAAGACCAAACAACATAGTACTACTGCATTTTATAGAACATGAGTGCCTTAAGAGAAATGAAGCTAATAAGAACAAGCAATCAGTTTCCTAGAACCTGGGCTGAAGTCAAAGGCTGTTGATGGCTGGTAGTTCAGGAAACAGGAAAAGCTCAGGTACATTATTTCTGCAGACAAGCACCACCatcaaagacactgcagcagccactatgggcacacacacagccaTACGCGGtgaccttaaaaaaaatcagtcatgtCTGCTATCTAATGCTACAGCTAGCTTGTCTCTACAGCTCTTCTCAAGGTATGCCAAAACTTACATTTCTGTAATCCAGTTTATTATTCACATTTTCCCCTACATTTGACAATTTTAAGACACTTGTTAAATCATAGCTTggctaagagaaaaaaaaaataatctaccTCCAGAGCCACCCAACaggttaattttttaatttaacatgCGAATTTAGAAAAGCAATCTCCACTAGAATACAAGTAGTAAATGTAGTGACTCTAACAAGTGTCACTTGGGCAAATTTTAACACaaatcagcaggaaaaaaaaatacactgaagtATTAAATTTCATACTTCAAGAAATAACAGGATCAAGTATCAAAGGACAGTTACAACACAAAATGTAGaagtatttcatttaaaaagtggATTACTTGCACAGGAAAggccatttttgcccatttaaTCCTTCTTTGTTCGTTTGGCCTTTGCAATGTTCTCCTGGcgtttctgtttcttcttttgctCTCGTTCCCTGGCCTCAATCATTTTTGCAAGCTTCCATGACAGCGCTGCACTAATTACAAACAGCGGCGTGAGGGCCAAGATCACGGTTGTGAGAAAGCCATAGGGGTCCTTGGCAGCCCACTCCACGATGTATTCAGCCCAAGCCTTAATATCGAAcatcttttctgttttgctatTGGGAAAACCCTgtggaataataaaaaaaataatttccgagtactcagaaaaataaagcacaCATACACAAGAACCAAATGCAAGAAATTACACCTTCACGTGAGGAAGAACTACTTTATATTGAGGgtggctgagcactggaacaggttgctcagagaggacatggagtctccctctggagatattcaaaacccaCTTCGACaggttcctgtgtcacctgctctaggtgaccctgccttggcagttCGGTTGGACTGATGATccccagaggtcccttccacccctaACGATTCTCTGATTTTAATAGAAGTTGTCATTGTTCACTATCAAAGGACAAGATCATTTTTGCTGGAAATTAAAAGCAGTGCATAGTATGTGAAAGTATAATACAAAGCACTGACCCTACGTTAAAGTTCAGTGCTTATAGAATAATTAGGCATTTAATCCAACAGAGCTGCAAATGCTACCAAGAATACACtgctaaatggaaaaaaaaagtgcggTTTGCGGTTCTCTGGAAGTGAAGGAAAGGCAGTCTCGCTGGTTTACCTCTCTGTAGGTTTCACTACAGAGGAGGCGAGGGAGCCCCGGCAGTGCTTTGGGTACTGAACTGGCGGCAGTCGGGCAGCCAAGCCCACCGCAGCGGTGCCGGCCCCGGCGCGCCTCCCTGGCCAACGCCTCGCCCGCCTCCCTCCGTgcctcccgccccgccccggccggcACCGCCTCACCTGCGGCCCCGGGCACCCTCCGGGCCTGCCGAGCGGCGGAAGGGCGAGCCGAGCTCCCTGCGGAGAGAACACACGGGCCGTGAGGGGGCGGCGatgccccccgccgccggcgcCCCCCGCCCGAGCCGCgctcccggggccgccccccgcccgccgctgCCCCGCGGTACCGCGGCCCTGGAGGGCTCCGGGATTCCGAGCGGAAACAGGAAGGAGGCGCCCGCCCCGCccagcccggccgggcgggagcggggaGCAGGGCCCGCCCGCCGCGGGGCTGGAGCGGCCTGGCCGCAGCTGCCTCTGCCCGGGCCCCGCCGGAGCCTccgcggggcgggcgctgcTTTTCCCCGAGCCCCGCCCGGAGCCTTCGCGGGGTTGGCGCTGCTGCCCGCGGGGAGCCACACGACGAGGAATGGAGGAGCTCGTCAGTCCATTAAGAAGAAGCTGTAAGCCGGGAAGAAGGCGTTTCCGAGGTACCCGGATGGGCAGTTCACGACGTGGAATACCCTGTGGAAGCTGGAATGCCGCTCGcaccagagctgggagccccgTGGTGTCTCCGTGCACTCTCCCGTTTTGGGGCCGCTCGGGTGCGTGCGAGGAACGATCAGGATCTGACCGCGGGTACCTTGCCACTACTTCGGCAGGATGCCACCTGTATGTCCTGGTCCTTTTGCGACTACTGACCCGCTCGGGTGGGGACACCGTGGCTGTTCCCGGGGCTACGTGGCCGTACAGGAGCCGCTGCACTGCTCCCCACTGGCCTGACGGCAGCAAAAATAGTTAGCTGATCTCGGTTTATTCTGAGCCTTTAATAGGCTCATACTGAAAAatcaatcaaaataaaaaatgtcatGTGTTGCACcaagccttcccttctccctttgcacagacacacagatgtGAATAACAGCTTCGTTCTGTTTCCAGTGCAAGGCAAAGGGTAGATTAGGGTATTAGCTTAATACATGAGAGGATCTTGCAATCATTCAAATTGTATTGATCAGTTCAGGATCAGTTCTCTGTACTATACCAGCAAATGCCACCACAGCATTCTGCTTTCATATACCTTTTCTTATGtgaatattt harbors:
- the NDUFAF2 gene encoding NADH dehydrogenase [ubiquinone] 1 alpha subcomplex assembly factor 2: MSRAWQALRALRQRLVGPTKELVGTDQFGNKYYRVPKHERRAGQIVPERRFVEAVNREAYQYQIGDFPAEWEAWIRKKREDPPTIEEILRNENYREEMKQKVKDVSEKDKLLQAKEYEEGLVAEPSHTQVKGHASAPYYGKKEPSQDPTSTANTFQPGAWMPPGTGSSQSK
- the SMIM15 gene encoding small integral membrane protein 15, with the translated sequence MFDIKAWAEYIVEWAAKDPYGFLTTVILALTPLFVISAALSWKLAKMIEAREREQKKKQKRQENIAKAKRTKKD